TGCGGAGGAACCTGAATGGGGAAGGTTTAGCTGAATGGTAACAgaaaagggaaacaaggaattaAGCATGCAGGATTGTTCAGGCAAAATGTGAGCCAACACACACTAAAACACACAAATTCAGCAAACTAAATAATAAGTACTCTGAAGCCCAAAACTTATATTAACAATACCATTAAGATAAAGTGAAATGCAATATAAAACATTCAAAACATCTTTACAGGGTCAAATATGCAGATGTTAAATAATAAAGCTGGAAACAATACTGAGAGTTGGTAACATATTCTACACACATGGTCTGACATCATCTCCACCTTACACTGAAAAAACTTGTTACCATACACAGTATGAGCATAACTCTATAGGTATCGCTGTAATATTTGTAAGTAAGCATTCCTACCAGATGACTTGAATGAAGAGTTGTACGACAGACCATTGTGCTGTTGGTTATCACTAGGCTCAAAAGAAGCCACCACAGGTTTTGGTTTATAGTCACGCTTCGGACGATTGGAGGCTGTACTTATCCTTTAAGAAAAGCATACAAGGGTTTCTCTTTTAAAATAACTGCTTTAAGTAAACACATTGAGGAGGTATATTTCCCTGCTGAGAGTGAACATTAGAATTTCCACTGTTTTATTTTACCCTGCGCTACTTCCGACTGTGAAGAAGCAGTGTAGGCTGCCGAGCCTTTGAACTTGCACAATCATTCAGCTAGATTACAGCTGAACCACACTGCAATTCCAATTACCTATCACAACACATTCCTTAATATCTTGATCTATAAAATGCATTTATTTCAGTCTTGGGAATGCTAACTGACCAGTATACACAGTTTTATTTTGAGTGAGGATGCTCCAAGTGTCCATACTTCTGTGAGATAATGTGCTTCCTGACTTGTCGTCCAAAATGACCTAGTCTAGCTTTAATGTTGTGTCTTTGGACTTGTAATTCCTTCTGTAGAAGGAAGTAATTTCTACTTAATCTAATCCTGTTAACTTTTACCCCTTCTCTCCTCACGTGCCCATCTGGTTTGCCTTGTCCTTccttttcctccatggtccattgtcctctcctattgcattccttcttcagccatttactTCTTCTACCTATCCCCTtcaagcttcttacttcattcactctcccacacccacccaGCTTGACCCTCACCTATGACATAACCAGCTTATACTGCTCTCCCTCTGCCCCCCCACCTTACTCTGCtttctgccccctttctttctAGTCATGAAAGGTCTTGTCCCAATacatcgacagtttattcccaccattgatgctgcctcaaGGCTCCTTAAGCATGGTTTCATCATAGCTGGAggaggtagtggggacaagctccctctgttaaatgctcccaatggcatacatctcaaatagcctctgacaaccaagtccacatCCTGGCCTTTGTATGTGGCTTAGCAACTAAACCCGACGGAATCATTTCTACCGACGGGAAGGGGtcaaggcaggttactggtgccttaacaTCCattgcttcgggcaggtggggctcatcagctgaggTTGGCAGCTCAAGCAGGAAAAGGTGAACTCCgacctcaaacctctgctgctttgcGGCTGAACCAACTCAAGGGGAAGGCTTTCAGGAGTAAAcactgaggaaaaatccagagctgaagttcctaaggcagtcatACGTAGAGTggtaactcctgcgatgctgctggtaccaaactataATCGGTCTTTGATGTTCCttcggattcatcagctgcatggagacgGGGaccctgctacatgggcaacagctggctCTCCATaccatactgcccaggcttgcatacgATGCAGACATTCTCCATGGTGAATTCAGACCAAGCAATGGCttcaaaagatgctgcctgacttgctgagttcctccgccatTTTGCTCAGAGTTCCAGcaactacagaatctcttgtttttaacATTTTAATACTCCTTAGTTAGTTGAACCCTTAACCAATATAAAGTTTATAAGTTAATTCTAATGGACTAGGGTACATGAGCCATGATCACCCTGGTAGCGTGCTGGTGAATGTGTGAAATTGGCCCTCTAAGGCCATTTCACTCTTTCTGAGAGATGGTGCGCAGCAGCAGAGGCAGAACTGCAGATCTGGGGTATCCAAGATAAGAGAGTCCTGCGATGTGTACTGGAATTTCTGAGGTGCACTCTATGAGCAAAACTGCCAGAGTCACACAGTGAGAGAAGTGCTCCTTTAGCATTTTTTAAATTAGTCATTACTCATTGCGCCTTTGATTTGGGTTGTGGCTAGTTATACTCTGTGTGCATTATTTAACAAGTTACTTGCACTGTTGAAGACTATAAAATTAACAAGTGCAATTTTCACACTTCAGAATGGGATTTCAATTGCAATTCTACGGCTGGTCGTGACTTTTTTTATGTTAAAGATCCCTATTCAAATAACACTGTAAGATAGAGGTTTCAGGTATATTATCTGATGTGTTAAGGTGAATACAATGAGGAAGTAGACACTGAAGTAAATGCACTTTTACTCAAAATAGAGTGATTTGATCATCAGTGTTTTTTTGCCTCGATGCTGTAGTGCACGTAGAGAAAGTCTGCTACGTGCCTTCCACTGCAGCACTGCTATTCAGCAACACACCAGGGAACTGCTAGCTAATAATCGGTGCAATCTGGCTCAATGCCTTTCGGCTACAATTTTTCACCAATTACCATAAAGGATGAAAACCCCCACGCTCTATCGGGCTGAGAATGGTTTTCAATTTTTGTACTCTGTATCCCCGTCTTCTTTCTTAATTTTCAAATACCAAAGAACAACCTCTGAACTCTATATCCTTCAATTCTTTGGAGGAAATATGATTATAATTTTACCTGCTCTGTAGTGTCTTATGAAGCTGCTCCAGAATTGTAGTGGACTCTTTATGATAATTCAAGGCTGCTTCCACTAGAGCTAACAGCTGGCTTATTTgctctacctacaggaaaaagaCAATTTGTTTAGCAAGATGACCTGTTTAAAAAACATTCAAAGCAAGATTGTGATTAGGTTTGGGAGGGGAATAAGTAAGAGCACTGACAAAGTTGTGTTTCCTAGGAATTCTTATTCGCAACTTTCAGTGTACTGTGCAGCTTTGGTTAAATTGCATTGCTATTTTTCAGCCAAACTATCTGCTTTTAGCTCACCTgtgcattaggagtttgaggagatttggtatgtcaccaaaaacacatacaaatttctactgatgtactggTACTggggagagcattttaactggctgcgtCATGTCTGGTatcggtggggtggggtgggtggtggtctactgcacagaatcaaaataaggtgcagagagttgtaaactcagtcagctccatcatgggcaccagcctccatagtatccacgaCATGTtcgaggagcaatgcctcaaaaaagcagcattgATCATTAAGGtcttccatcacccaggacatgcccttttctcaatgctgccgtcaggaaggagtataggagcctgagggcacacactcaatgattcagcaacagcttcttcctctctcccatctgatttctgaatggacattgaacccatggacaatagctcactactttttaaaaatgttttagttttccactacttatttaatataactaTTTATAAATACTGTAGTTCACATTTTTTCTATATtactattatgtattacattgtattgCCGCCATAAAGACAACATacttcatgacatgtgccagtgatattaaacctgattctgaaactttCTTATATGACACATTTTCCAATTACTCCTGTACTATGTAAGCTGAAATTTAAATAGTCAAAAAACATGCTTTTTAAGAGAAAATCTTCTAGGAAACTATTGCATATGTGAAATAACAGATGTAATTCTAGATTCTCATTTCTAAAATTATCAACATGATCATTTTAATTGAAAAATATTTGTCTGAGCAATCTGTATTTAATAATTCTTAGCCTCTTTACCCACATATTATATAGTACAAAATTCAGCCTTTCAGGTGTTACATCTGCTTTTTAATACAGGCATTTCAGGCATTATATGTTTTTTATGCAATTTTAACATAAGTCAATTATTGCACAAAGTGTTTTGTATTCAAGAatttaattaaattaaaatacaGCTAAGGAAAAGTATGAACTTCAAAAACAATTTTGTCATGTTTGAAATTGATATTTACTAAATAGGTCTCAAACAAATCTAACGAAAGAGAAAAAGGAATGCAGCAGGAAATGTGGCATCTTTTATGACCTCAAGCTACTGCCAATGTAATGCTTTCTTTCTAATTCTGGATACTTGTCATGCTGGGAAATAATGAAACCAATCAATTAATAGTGAACAACTGAATGTCCCCATTACAATTCTGGTATTGTTTGTCCTCTGAGGAAGGGAGACCCACTGAAAGTACGGTGGTATATAATTAAGACAGGGTGGTGCTGAGACCCACCAACATTGATTCTGGACCTTGTAATCCCATCAGGTCAAAGGCAGGACAGAAGGAACTCTTTGCAGATTGCTAACTATTGCCTTTTCTAATAAATTAGTATCCCTTCATCTTGAACACCATTTAGAAGATGCACTGAGATCATCAAATAAGTAGAATATATTCCAAGTGGAAGCTTTCTAGATACATCATGAAAACAGACTCAGTAATATTAGCCCTCAAAATTATCTGACTGTGTTGTATCACAGGTAGGGTGAGAACCATCAACAAGGAAAAAGCTTGACCACATCCTCAATGATCTACCTTTTGGTAGCTGCCTCTATCAAACagcagagctggtacagtccccACTGGACTATTCTCATATAATAATGGGAACAACTTCCATTGTGATGTGTGGTATCCAATATCATTCAAAGTGGGATCGATTCAAAACAGATCCAGCAATTCAAAACTGCACACTGGATCGGTGGCGTGAATTTTACTCATCACTGTGAAGTCGGAGTTCTTGTTCTTCTTTGAACATGTGCAGCTTCCCCACTTGAAAGGGATGGAATGTGTCTACCTGAAGGATTTTTAActggattccactcaatgaccaatcaacttttccttttccttccttTTGTTTTTTGCAAGTGCGGCAGTTTGATAGTTCCATCGGTCATTAGTCACTAGTCATAAGTAATCAGTCATTAGTCATAAGGCATAAGGTGAAAAAACTGGCTGCCTCTCggccccaatccagagtccggagaggctgctgcgtattaatatcgcgctaccgtcttagtgcgttccccagaaaggagctccaaatccaccagacaaaacaagaccaaaaactaaagctacaagacctgcacaaaaccacatagttacaacagtgcaaacaatagcataattgataaaaaaaaacagaccatgggcacagtaaaaatagtcaaaagatgttaaaggactataagttcaaaataaatcaccacacagtttccacaagtccccagggtccccgaataagaaacagtccatcccaaCGCATTTCATATAGCGTTCAGATTTTCAATCAGATTTGTTAGAAGAAATCCCTGTCCAATTACTATTAGTgaataacctgtagcaccagaggtcccagcacactaGACCAATGTTATAGTAAGATAAGAAATTCTGATCATTCCATGTCCAGACTGCATCTGATCACTGGCTTCCTTCCCCTACTTGCATACAGACAgaggctccagagattaggaccaCAGCGAGGTGGTcacgggaggcagaggagcagctgcacgattgctttgagtcagtggactgtgcCGTGTCCAAGGACTCATCTGTTGATCTGAATGAACACAtcatggttgtcacagactttataaaaacagatgTAGATGAGTGTATCCCCATAAAATCATTCAGCGTCTTCCCCAACTAGAAGCTCTGGATGAagcatgagatccacaatcttctgatggccagatcagaggctttcaagtctggtgaccaagaaagttacaagaggtcccggtataatctccagaaagccatctcacaggcgaaGAGGCAATTCCGGACTAAACTtgaattaatcagaatcaggttcattatcaccggcatgtgaggtgaaatttgttaacttagcagcagcagttcaatgcaatacataatctagcagagaaaaaaaaacaataaataaagtaaaatataataataaataagcaagtaaatcaaatacatatatttaatagattttttaaaatgtgcaaaaacagaaatactgtacagtaaaaaaagtgaggtagtgttcacgggttcaatgtccatttaggaatcagatggcagaggggaagaagctgttcctgaatcgctgagtgtgtgccttcaggcttctgtaccttctacctgatgataacagtgagaaaagggcatgccctgggtgctgaagatCCTTAATAATGCAGTCGTGGCAatgcttgaatgctatcacctctaaTAAATTAAAAGCAAGTGACATTGGTGACAACAGGGCTTAGCttccagatgtgctcaatgcctctatgctcactttgacacTAAAACGTGGAGGAAACATCACAAACTCCCATTGCACCtgatgatttcagtctctgagctGATGCGTgagcatccttcaagagggtgaacccacggaaagcacCCAGCTCAgatgggtacctggccaagtactaaagacctgcgcTGATCAACTGGTTGGAGAGTTCACTGAGTTCTTTAACTTCtttctttggcagtctgaggtactcgATGGCTACAATTATACTGGTGCCGAAGAAGAATCTGGTAACCTGACTTAATGATTATTGTCCAGTAGTACTTacgtccacagtgatgaagtgttttgagagactggtgatgaaacacatcaatttCAAGTTATATGAGAAACAActtggatccactgcaatttgcaaACAGATCCAcatcagatgccatctcattggctcttcaatcagctggacagcaaagatgtttacatcagaatgctctttatcaactacagctcagcattcaatactataatCCCCCTAAAATTAATAagattcaagaccttggcctcaataactcCTTGTGTAATTAGATCCTTAATTTCTTCACTCGCAGACCCCTGTCAGTTTTGGTttgtcaacaacatctcctccacaatctccatcagcacaggtggacTACAAGGTTGTGTGCCTAACCCCGTTCTACTCGCTCTACTTGCGCAGCAAAACAcaattccaatgccatattcaggtttgctgacgacaccactgttgtaggctgaatcagaggtggtgatgattcagcattgtgctgtctttacgacagttatttagtttataatattttcgcttagtaattcattcaatagtattttctagttagaattagaagtgtttaaagtatattcattgcatgtaaaatatatcggcatgcgatgacgtcacatccggtttcgccgcgtcttgtgggaaaatacctgtttgaaattagcgcgagggtgggggcttaccacgaggctcacctgagcagaagttgttttgcaggcatgagaaatcacagtgagagcaacgctgtaagttaatagataatcgatatattgaactaagatgttaatgccgatcctgttagaagtaacgacggtagataatgtttatgctttcgttagttaaagagtcgcggatagtttgcatggaagtgtatttaaagtagtcaatggagcaggtaaactctccctgtatactgcaccttagtgtaatgtagttatagtcacctttgcaagtatttacacttgaaatgtgatattaaggaaggaacaaatactgtatcaatcttgtattgttttatcaacagttttcaccatatgttaatgtgaagagtgaacagtaaatggttaatcttactgcgatctggttcttattaactggtttatctcgacgttaaattcggcgttcgtgacacgcgaaggagaacgttacaagcaTATAGGGGGAAGATTTGAAAACCTGGCTAATTGGTGTCACAAACAGCTTCTTAGTAAAAGAAGGACCAAGGAGCTGAAtattgactttaggaggagaaaaccagaggtccatgagccagtcttcatcaggcaatcagaggtgaagagggtaagcaactttaaattcctttgtgttatcatttcagagaaggaCCTGTATTGGGCTCAACATGTaaatgcaattgtgaagaaaacaTGGCAGAGCTTATACTTCTttaagagtttgcaaagattggcatgtcatctaaaaccttaacaaacttctgtagatgtgtggtggagagtatattgactagttacatcacagcttggtacgaAACACCAATTCcccgaatggaaaatcctacaaaaagtagtagatatggcccagcacatcatgggtaaagtcctccacaccactgagcacaccgaCACAGAGCATTGTCATTGGAAATTAACATCctttatcagggacccccatcacccatgtaatgctctcttcttactgcttccatcaggaagaatgtgcaGGAGGTTCAGGacaaaacaccaggttcaggagcagttattaccccttaaccgtcaggctcttgaaccaaagaggttaacttcacttgccccatcactgaaatgctcccacaacctagaCCTaccttcaagggctcttcatctcatgttctcaatagttattgcttacttatttattattatttcttccttctttttgtatttgcacagtttattgtcttttggtgtgatctttcattgattctattatggttattggatttgatTATGcttgcaagagaatgaatctcttggttgtatgtggtgacatacaagtATTTTGaggataaatttactttcaacgtTAGATTGCAGACATGTGGGCGTTCACATCCAAGGAACAGCATTCTGATTTTTAAATACTTCAGCATTCTTCTCGTGTTAGGGCATGACCCTGGAGTAGGACCGAGAAAACACCTTCACCACAAAATGGACTGAGCCAAATGGGTAACTCAAAACCAGCTTATGTACAAAGGATAAACAATAAATGCTGATCTTGCCCATATCACATGAGTGAATATGAGAGTTTCAACTCTAGTTAACTAAGTACTCACATCATGTGCTCTAGATTTTGGTTGAGGACCAAATACAGTGAGAAAAGCTCCCAACTTTTCTTTTAAGTACTAATTTTTATGGTCGCATGAAATAGCAATCCTACCAACTGTGCACCTCAACTACTGAGGATAATTTGCTTAAATCTCTGGAATTGGGCCATCCATAAAGGACAGCTGTGTCGAGGGTGACACGAtgtagcacacataaaatgcagaTGTCACAGTTTACAACAAGGTCTCAAAAGTGATTCTGGTTTAGACTGCtagtgagtaatgtcacaattTATGCCTTGTAGTTGCTTCACGACAACTAGGCAAGTCTGTCTTACATTGGAGCAACTTGGGAGGAGGAAGAGGCTTcaacccagggttgaaatatgaCTTTACAATGAAAATGTCACTCTAAATTTCTTTAAGCCTCACATCTTCTCCCATTAGTCTCCTGTTATTCCAATAAATCCTTCTCCCCTTTGGTTACATACTATaagactttattctgtattcttaaGAGTAACAAACTGAATCAGAGGCGACTGTAATATATGAGCTGCTACCTAGCTGGGGAATTGTTTTGTGCTAATGCAAACGTTTTGTAAACTTACATCATTTTCCAAAAAGTTAAACATACTGATCTCAGCGAGCTCTTTGGATTCCTCAAACTTGTCCACTGCTTGTCTTATCTCTTCGTCGGGAATCTTACCATGGCGTTTCTTTTTGTAGTCATAATCTAGACGGCGACCTTCCAACTTTTTTAGGTGATGCTGGTAAAAATCAGGGCATGTTAAGAATCCCTATATATCAAGGAATACATACTTATAAAACATTTTTCAACTTAAGACATGCTCATTCCCCTATAAAAGAAATGGAATAGTATTTTTCTGGGTGCTTTTCTTTTGTCCTGACTTGCTGAACATATCTTGGTGCTCGTGAGTGGGGGGTCGGTGGGAGGGATTCTGTGACTGAACCCAGAAAGCTTTCTTAAAATTGTCCTGGTGAAACCATACCTGAgtactgcacacagttctggttCCCTATACTCCCTAAGGATATAGTAGATTTGGAGACAGTCCGAAGGAAATTCACTGAGCGCTATGGAAGTCTGGCACAGGGGTTGAGGTCTGAGATAGATCAACCATGTTTATATCAAATGATAGGGGCAGGCCTGAGGGGCTAGATGGctaactcctgctcctattgtttttatgtttttgtttgttcaaatggcctaattctgctcctatattcttATGGTCATGTTCACTCTTTCAACATACCAATTTAAATGGTCAATTTGCCTTTAGGGTAGAAGCTCCATCTCTGTTATACGTAGAAACAGTAAGGTTGAAGTTGGATTTGTTGCTCTGCTATTTTTATGTTTGATCTAAACTTAAGTCAGGGGTTTATAGGAGTGAAAAGTACTCATTAGTTTGAGGGAGTAAATTGTTAAGTTAAAGGGAAAACAGTTAATTGAAGAAAGACGTCTGAACTATTTTTAGAAATAAATCTAAGTGTCAGAATAAGTTATGATGCTGTTAAAATTCACTCTTTGGAGCATTCAAACAGTTTAAAAagtcattgtttaaaaaaaaaggcctTTACACTAGACAAATTATGATCATAAGAAAAGTTACTCACTCCAATTTCTTTTAAGTCTTTTTCCTGTAAGATTTGCAGTGGATCAATAAAATTCTGTTTTACATCAATATCAAGGGAATCTTTTACTTCTGCCATTTGCTTCAGAGCTTCACCAACATCCACCAACGCGGGTCCTTAAAATAAAGCAATAACCAAATCAAAATGAATCGAAGGGTTATAAAATGAGCCTTCAAGTTCATTCTTTAATACGATTTCCACTTTGTTTTAATTATTGTAATCAGGAATGCATCTTTATTGTAGAAGCTAAAACATTTACTGAATCATACTGGATAAATGATCATACAAATTATTTCAAAAAATCTCTCTATTCCAAGAAAATTCAAACTGCATAAATTCATTGAAGTCATTTGCATCACATTTGAAGCAAAAGTGAAATGCAGGGTGGTTGATTTAACTTTTATCATATTATCAATTTCACTCAAATAACAGCTGAGGGGGAAATCTATGTAATGCACAAAATGTTATTAACAACGCACCAAAGTTGGTATCATCTCCAAGGTCCTTTCCATTTCGGAGCATACATTCACCCAACAGACCTTCAGGTTGAGGGTAGCCTGTTGTTTTAACTTGTCCTCTAATCTTTGACATAGTGTTTAGCATGCCCAACTTGGCTCTGTAGGCTTCAGAATAACATTAATCATTTAAAAGACACGACTGTAGCCTAAAAAGACATGCAAACAAGTTTACCAAATAGAGTTTCATAAGAAAAATCTGCAATTACTCAGAAGTCATTTTTATTTTGAGCAATTAATTAAATTATTAATACGTGATACGGCACTGTGTTGAACTGGGGCTGTGGCCTGTTCTGGGCTTTGTATTTGTGAATTCACTTTCAATCTGAATgccatttgcttacttttattgtttgcgtgatttgcctttctttttttctctttcactctctctttctGCACACtaggtgtttgacggtcttttttgTTAATGGGCTAAtttgttttgtggatgcctgtgaggagatgaatctcaagcttTTATAATGTTta
The nucleotide sequence above comes from Hypanus sabinus isolate sHypSab1 chromosome 28, sHypSab1.hap1, whole genome shotgun sequence. Encoded proteins:
- the LOC132382448 gene encoding endophilin-A3-like isoform X1 yields the protein MSVAGLKKQFHKASQFVSEKMGGAEGTKLDDDFVEMERKIEATSKAVAEVLSKTTEYLQPNPAYRAKLGMLNTMSKIRGQVKTTGYPQPEGLLGECMLRNGKDLGDDTNFGPALVDVGEALKQMAEVKDSLDIDVKQNFIDPLQILQEKDLKEIGHHLKKLEGRRLDYDYKKKRHGKIPDEEIRQAVDKFEESKELAEISMFNFLENDVEQISQLLALVEAALNYHKESTTILEQLHKTLQSRISTASNRPKRDYKPKPVVASFEPSDNQQHNGLSYNSSFKSSAKPSPFRFLRRAKHTCPPSSSTQVDQPCCKALYDFDPENDGELGFKEGDIITLTNQIDENWFEGMLNGESGFFPINYVQVIVPLPQ
- the LOC132382448 gene encoding endophilin-A3-like isoform X2; translation: MSVAGLKKQFHKASQFVSEKMGGAEGTKLDDDFVEMERKIEATSKAVAEVLSKTTEYLQPNPAYRAKLGMLNTMSKIRGQVKTTGYPQPEGLLGECMLRNGKDLGDDTNFGPALVDVGEALKQMAEVKDSLDIDVKQNFIDPLQILQEKDLKEIGHHLKKLEGRRLDYDYKKKRHGKIPDEEIRQAVDKFEESKELAEISMFNFLENDVEQISQLLALVEAALNYHKESTTILEQLHKTLQSRISTASNRPKRDYKPKPVVASFEPSDNQQHNGLSYNSSFKSSASSTQVDQPCCKALYDFDPENDGELGFKEGDIITLTNQIDENWFEGMLNGESGFFPINYVQVIVPLPQ